In Vidua chalybeata isolate OUT-0048 chromosome 5, bVidCha1 merged haplotype, whole genome shotgun sequence, one genomic interval encodes:
- the POLR2F gene encoding DNA-directed RNA polymerases I, II, and III subunit RPABC2 isoform X3, whose protein sequence is MSDNEDNFDGDDFDDVEEDEGLEDLENAEEEGQENVEILPSGERQQANQKRITTPYMTKYERARVLGTRALQIAMCAPVMVELEGETDPLLIAMKELKARKIPIIIRRYLPDGSYEDWGVDELIITD, encoded by the exons ATGTCCGACAACGAGGACAA CTTTGACGGGGATGACTTCGACGATGTGGAGGAGGATGAGGGCCTGGAGGACCTGGAGAACGCGGAGGAG gagggacaggagaaCGTGGAGATTCTGCCCTCGGGAGAGCGGCAGCAGGCGAACCAGAAGCGGATCACGACCCCCTACATGACCAAGTACGAGCGAGCCAGAGTCCTGGGCACTCGTGCCCTGCAGATAGC GATGTGTGCCCCTGTGATGGTGGAGCTGGAAGGAGAGACAGACCCCTTGCTCATTGCCATGAAAGAACTCAA AGCACGCAAGATCCCCATAATCATCCGTCGTTACCTTCCAGATGGGAGCTATGAAGACTGGGGTGTGGATGAGTTAATTATCACAGACTGA
- the POLR2F gene encoding DNA-directed RNA polymerases I, II, and III subunit RPABC2 isoform X1, which translates to MSDNEDNFDGDDFDDVEEDEGLEDLENAEEEGQENVEILPSGERQQANQKRITTPYMTKYERARVLGTRALQIAADPRPAAAPMASPTHNMSFLCRHCPGAGSCEQVRMMCAPVMVELEGETDPLLIAMKELKARKIPIIIRRYLPDGSYEDWGVDELIITD; encoded by the exons ATGTCCGACAACGAGGACAA CTTTGACGGGGATGACTTCGACGATGTGGAGGAGGATGAGGGCCTGGAGGACCTGGAGAACGCGGAGGAG gagggacaggagaaCGTGGAGATTCTGCCCTCGGGAGAGCGGCAGCAGGCGAACCAGAAGCGGATCACGACCCCCTACATGACCAAGTACGAGCGAGCCAGAGTCCTGGGCACTCGTGCCCTGCAGATAGC TGCTGATCCcagaccagcagcagctcccatggcCTCACCCACACATAACATGAGCTTTCTCTGCCGTCACTGTCCAGGGGCTGGAAGCTGTGAGCAAGTCAGAAT GATGTGTGCCCCTGTGATGGTGGAGCTGGAAGGAGAGACAGACCCCTTGCTCATTGCCATGAAAGAACTCAA AGCACGCAAGATCCCCATAATCATCCGTCGTTACCTTCCAGATGGGAGCTATGAAGACTGGGGTGTGGATGAGTTAATTATCACAGACTGA
- the POLR2F gene encoding DNA-directed RNA polymerases I, II, and III subunit RPABC2 isoform X2 gives MSDNEDNFDGDDFDDVEEDEGLEDLENAEEEGQENVEILPSGERQQANQKRITTPYMTKYERARVLGTRALQIAADPRPAAAPMASPTHNMSFLCRHCPGAGSCEQVRMMCAPVMVELEGETDPLLIAMKELNCRLWGRYKGLN, from the exons ATGTCCGACAACGAGGACAA CTTTGACGGGGATGACTTCGACGATGTGGAGGAGGATGAGGGCCTGGAGGACCTGGAGAACGCGGAGGAG gagggacaggagaaCGTGGAGATTCTGCCCTCGGGAGAGCGGCAGCAGGCGAACCAGAAGCGGATCACGACCCCCTACATGACCAAGTACGAGCGAGCCAGAGTCCTGGGCACTCGTGCCCTGCAGATAGC TGCTGATCCcagaccagcagcagctcccatggcCTCACCCACACATAACATGAGCTTTCTCTGCCGTCACTGTCCAGGGGCTGGAAGCTGTGAGCAAGTCAGAAT GATGTGTGCCCCTGTGATGGTGGAGCTGGAAGGAGAGACAGACCCCTTGCTCATTGCCATGAAAGAACTCAA
- the POLR2F gene encoding DNA-directed RNA polymerases I, II, and III subunit RPABC2 isoform X4, with protein sequence MSDNEDNFDGDDFDDVEEDEGLEDLENAEEEGQENVEILPSGERQQANQKRITTPYMTKYERARVLGTRALQIAADPRPAAAPMASPTHNMSFLCRHCPGAGSCEQVRITAEGD encoded by the exons ATGTCCGACAACGAGGACAA CTTTGACGGGGATGACTTCGACGATGTGGAGGAGGATGAGGGCCTGGAGGACCTGGAGAACGCGGAGGAG gagggacaggagaaCGTGGAGATTCTGCCCTCGGGAGAGCGGCAGCAGGCGAACCAGAAGCGGATCACGACCCCCTACATGACCAAGTACGAGCGAGCCAGAGTCCTGGGCACTCGTGCCCTGCAGATAGC TGCTGATCCcagaccagcagcagctcccatggcCTCACCCACACATAACATGAGCTTTCTCTGCCGTCACTGTCCAGGGGCTGGAAGCTGTGAGCAAGTCAGAAT TACAGCAGAGGGCGACTAG
- the C5H22orf23 gene encoding UPF0193 protein EVG1 has product MEATGTPGRGEVSAAGRAARYSTGTRELVRGMMEELQMTHSQKRYLMDYVKRGDALPLQRFPPSSKQPVPVSYPAACQPHRLPARPLLRPARVCQAGDAYTREKFKPQPTRDLEKEKRRLQNILASGKDEVEDKMEQVLVRKKEEEIAEPDRFEELMNEIQERREFLEEMEALGQGKKYQGIVLTEISQKLHEMEIIDKKRSEEMRNIMTKAFPVGNKSNLQD; this is encoded by the exons ATGGAGGCGACAGGGACCCCGGGCCGCGGCGAGGTCTCGGCGGCGGGCAGGGCGGCCCGGTACAGCACAGGCACGCGGGAGTTAGTGAGAG GGATGATGGAGGAGTTGCAGATGACGCATTCCCAGAAGCGATACCTGATGGACTATGTGAAAC GTGGAGATGCCCTGCCCCTACAGAGATTCCCTCCATCCAGCAAACAGCCAGTGCCTGTTTCCTATCCAGCAGCCTGTCAGCCACACAGGCTTCCAGCTAGACCGCTTCTCCGACCTGCCAGGGTCTGCCAGGCAGGGGATGCCTACACCCGGGAGAAATTCAAGCCACAGCCCACAC GAGAtttggaaaaggagaagagaagacttcAGAACATTTTAGCATCAGGGAAGGATGAGGTGGAGGACAAGATGGAGCAGGTGCTTGTTcggaaaaaggaagaggagataGCTGAGCCCGACCGGTTTGAAGAAT TGATGAATGAAATTCAAGAGAGGAGGGAATTCCTGGAAGAGATGGAAGCTCTAGGACAGGGCAAGAAGTATCAAGGGATCGTCCTCACTGAAATCTCACAG AAATTGCATGAGATGGAGATCATTGACAAGAAGAGAAGTGAGGAAATGAGAAATATCATGACAAAAGCCTTCCCTGTTGGGAACAAATCCAATCTCCAAGACTAG